Proteins found in one Brevibacillus brevis genomic segment:
- the rpsI gene encoding 30S ribosomal protein S9, protein MAQVQYYGTGRRKHSVARVRLVPGEGRIVINKREMDTYFGLETLKLIVKQPLVLTETLGRYDVLVNVNGGGTTGQAGAIRHGVARALLKADPELRGALKRAGFLTRDPRMKERKKYGLKAARRAPQFSKR, encoded by the coding sequence GTGGCACAAGTACAATACTACGGTACAGGTCGTCGTAAGCACTCCGTAGCACGCGTTCGCCTGGTTCCAGGTGAAGGTCGCATCGTGATCAACAAGCGTGAAATGGATACTTACTTTGGTTTGGAAACACTGAAATTGATCGTAAAACAACCACTCGTTCTGACTGAAACTCTCGGTCGTTACGATGTATTGGTTAACGTAAACGGCGGCGGAACCACTGGTCAAGCTGGTGCAATCCGTCACGGCGTTGCTCGCGCTCTGCTGAAAGCAGATCCGGAACTGCGTGGCGCTCTGAAACGCGCTGGCTTCCTGACTCGCGATCCTCGTATGAAAGAGCGTAAGAAATACGGCTTGAAAGCAGCTCGTCGCGCACCTCAATTCTCCAAGCGCTAA
- the truA gene encoding tRNA pseudouridine(38-40) synthase TruA: protein MKRLRCVLAYDGTDFSGFQVQPDQVTVQGEIEAALNRITGEDIQVFGSGRTDAGVHARGQVIHFDTSSNIPMDKWRFVLNNQLPDSIVIRTVEEVDASFHARFDVQVKEYRYCIDNNPVADVFRHRYADHVRFPLDVDAMQQAAHYLVGEHDFTSFCSAKTFVEDKVRTVYGLTVEKIGDEVWVTCRGNGFLYNMVRIIVGTLVEVGQGKRSPAELREILAACDREKAGKTAPAKGLTMWEVVY, encoded by the coding sequence ATGAAGCGACTGCGATGTGTATTGGCGTATGACGGAACTGACTTCAGCGGTTTTCAGGTACAGCCAGATCAAGTAACGGTCCAGGGTGAAATTGAAGCCGCATTGAATCGGATTACCGGAGAAGATATCCAAGTCTTCGGATCAGGCCGGACAGACGCGGGTGTTCATGCACGCGGTCAAGTGATTCACTTTGACACGTCGAGCAACATTCCGATGGATAAATGGCGGTTTGTGTTGAATAATCAGTTGCCTGATTCTATTGTCATTCGGACAGTCGAAGAGGTCGATGCCTCTTTTCATGCGCGTTTTGACGTGCAAGTTAAAGAATATCGATATTGTATCGACAACAATCCGGTAGCAGATGTATTTCGACATCGTTACGCCGACCATGTCCGGTTCCCGTTAGATGTGGACGCGATGCAGCAGGCTGCTCATTACTTGGTGGGTGAACATGATTTTACTTCCTTTTGCTCGGCAAAAACATTCGTCGAGGACAAGGTTCGGACTGTGTACGGGCTCACCGTGGAAAAAATCGGAGACGAGGTATGGGTGACATGCCGAGGCAACGGTTTTTTGTACAACATGGTTCGAATTATTGTGGGGACTTTGGTTGAAGTAGGGCAAGGAAAAAGAAGCCCTGCTGAACTGAGGGAAATCCTCGCCGCATGTGATCGGGAAAAGGCAGGTAAGACAGCACCAGCCAAGGGTCTGACCATGTGGGAGGTTGTCTACTAG
- the rplM gene encoding 50S ribosomal protein L13 — MRTTYMAKPLEVERKWYIVDAEGQTLGRLASEVASILRGKLKPEFTPHVDAGDFVIVINADKVKLTGNKLNDKIYYTHSLYPGGLKKTTAGAMLNKRPDRMFELAVKGMLPKNSLGRQMFTKLKVYAGTEHPHAAQKPEVWQIRG, encoded by the coding sequence ATGCGTACCACATATATGGCGAAACCGCTCGAAGTTGAGCGCAAATGGTACATCGTTGACGCTGAAGGCCAAACGCTGGGTCGTCTGGCGAGCGAAGTAGCTTCTATCCTGCGCGGAAAATTGAAACCAGAATTCACTCCTCACGTTGACGCTGGCGATTTCGTAATCGTAATCAACGCTGACAAAGTGAAATTGACTGGTAACAAACTGAATGACAAAATTTACTACACTCACTCCCTGTATCCAGGTGGTTTGAAAAAGACCACTGCTGGCGCAATGCTGAACAAACGCCCAGATCGTATGTTCGAACTGGCGGTAAAAGGCATGCTGCCTAAAAACAGCCTGGGACGTCAAATGTTCACCAAGCTGAAAGTATACGCTGGAACTGAGCATCCGCACGCAGCACAAAAACCAGAAGTTTGGCAAATTCGCGGTTAA
- a CDS encoding DUF3986 family protein, translated as MLDWDKMQEEYVTDHHYHVSYHEDGYDIEGTVWKKKNGNGWDVLFSDIHNELNEENDTQLDLVIFRYEKDQLDIEEINEMFAQWVNKVLLRNAKDKSVYMYKET; from the coding sequence ATGTTGGATTGGGACAAAATGCAAGAGGAGTACGTAACGGATCATCATTATCATGTTTCTTACCATGAAGATGGATACGATATCGAGGGTACTGTATGGAAAAAGAAAAACGGAAATGGTTGGGATGTTCTCTTTTCTGATATACATAATGAGCTAAATGAAGAGAATGATACTCAATTAGATTTAGTAATTTTCCGCTATGAAAAAGATCAGTTAGACATCGAAGAAATCAATGAAATGTTTGCACAATGGGTCAACAAGGTGCTTCTTCGTAATGCAAAAGATAAATCAGTATACATGTACAAGGAAACATGA